A genomic stretch from Oleomonas cavernae includes:
- a CDS encoding LPS-assembly protein LptD, translated as MFEPDSIGGRLDLTASSVALWRQEGTSQRRFSAGAAWQRPWITDLGSVITVDLSVRGDLYDSEDVIDDSGNDVSGQTARLLPKASLDMRYPMVRPTENGRQVIEPIAQIVLAPSVPLSKKISNEDSQSFEFDDTNLFAVNRFSGYDVWDSGSRFVYGLRSAYYGNGGTTFSVFLGESYEFSDQEDVYPEGSGVGDGRSDFVGAITFTPTSWLDIQHNFRLDKDDLSFNRNDIRAIIGDKRFTAYVGYMAVKDPSGVPGQNDRDEIYLTAIAHLDDNWSIYGDTRRRLNGSSLVTTSSSDTTTDSANQLSTGFGLFYTDECIEIGGVFRREEYRDRDIEPDTSFNLVLRLRNLGM; from the coding sequence GTGTTCGAGCCCGATTCGATCGGCGGCCGCCTGGACCTGACCGCCAGTTCCGTCGCCCTGTGGCGCCAGGAAGGCACCAGCCAGCGCCGCTTCAGCGCCGGCGCAGCCTGGCAGCGCCCCTGGATCACGGACCTGGGCAGCGTGATCACCGTGGACCTGTCGGTGCGCGGCGATCTCTATGACAGCGAAGACGTCATCGACGACAGCGGCAACGATGTCTCGGGCCAGACTGCGCGCCTGCTGCCCAAGGCCTCGCTCGACATGCGCTATCCCATGGTCCGGCCGACCGAAAACGGCCGCCAGGTAATCGAGCCGATCGCACAGATCGTGCTGGCGCCCAGCGTGCCCCTGTCGAAGAAGATCTCCAACGAGGACAGCCAGAGCTTCGAGTTCGACGACACCAACCTGTTCGCGGTCAACCGCTTCAGCGGCTATGACGTGTGGGATTCGGGCTCGCGCTTCGTCTATGGCCTGCGCAGCGCCTATTACGGCAACGGCGGCACCACTTTCTCGGTCTTCCTGGGCGAAAGCTACGAGTTCAGCGACCAGGAGGACGTCTATCCCGAGGGCAGCGGCGTGGGCGACGGCCGCTCCGATTTCGTCGGCGCGATCACCTTCACGCCGACCTCCTGGCTCGACATCCAGCACAATTTCCGCCTGGACAAGGACGACCTGTCGTTCAACCGCAACGACATCCGCGCCATCATCGGCGACAAGCGCTTCACTGCCTATGTCGGCTACATGGCGGTCAAGGATCCCTCGGGCGTGCCGGGGCAGAACGACCGCGACGAAATCTATCTGACCGCGATCGCCCATCTCGACGACAACTGGTCGATCTACGGCGACACCCGCCGGCGCCTGAACGGTTCCAGCCTCGTCACGACCAGCAGTTCCGACACCACGACCGACAGCGCCAACCAGCTCTCGACCGGCTTCGGCCTGTTCTATACCGACGAGTGCATCGAGATCGGCGGCGTGTTCCGGCGCGAGGAATACCGCGACCGCGACATCGAACCCGATACCTCGTTCAATCTCGTCCTCCGGCTGCGCAATCTGGGCATGTGA
- a CDS encoding LPS-assembly protein LptD: MAVRRGFLDIPRLRNRTAIALVLGAVALGGPTLAVAEPLPGGVAPAEGPVQIIADEIIYNPNTKTVTATGHVEISQGERVLMAEKVTYFEDSRIVAATGKVSLLEPTGEVLFADYVELDDQLREGFVQTIRLLFADDSRAAAVRAIRRDGNVTTLDQAVYSPCLPCAEHPERAPLWQVKAVKVTHDQAAKTVEYEDATFEVFGVPIAYTPYFSHPDPSVKRLSGFLSPQIGGSGNLGFKFGLPYYWVIDDSSDLTLTPYITTQEGPYLVGDYRKLFETGDLTAQFSAGYGTEYDDDGNAIGDDFRGHIFAHGRWDLDENWRWGFDAERASSDTYLKRFQFVSPNYLTSDLYTEGFFDRSYVSLTTYSFQGLRSIDDEDTTPWSCPWRWEAGCSSPIRSAAAWT, encoded by the coding sequence ATGGCCGTCCGTCGTGGCTTTCTGGACATTCCCCGCTTGCGCAACCGCACGGCCATCGCGCTGGTGCTGGGCGCCGTTGCCCTGGGCGGGCCGACCCTGGCCGTGGCCGAGCCGCTGCCGGGCGGTGTCGCACCGGCGGAAGGCCCGGTGCAGATCATCGCCGACGAGATCATCTACAACCCCAATACCAAGACGGTAACCGCCACCGGCCACGTCGAGATCTCGCAGGGCGAGCGCGTGCTGATGGCCGAAAAAGTGACCTATTTCGAGGACAGCCGGATCGTCGCCGCGACCGGTAAGGTGTCGCTGCTGGAGCCGACCGGCGAAGTGCTGTTCGCCGACTATGTCGAACTCGACGATCAGTTGCGCGAAGGTTTCGTCCAGACCATCCGCCTGCTCTTCGCCGACGATTCGCGGGCGGCGGCGGTGCGCGCGATCCGCCGCGACGGCAATGTCACCACCCTCGACCAGGCGGTCTACAGCCCCTGCCTGCCGTGCGCCGAACATCCCGAACGGGCGCCGCTGTGGCAGGTCAAGGCGGTGAAGGTCACCCACGACCAGGCGGCCAAGACCGTCGAGTACGAGGATGCGACCTTCGAGGTCTTCGGCGTGCCGATCGCCTATACGCCCTATTTCTCGCATCCCGACCCCAGCGTGAAGCGCCTCAGCGGCTTCCTCAGCCCACAGATCGGCGGCAGCGGCAACTTAGGATTCAAGTTCGGCCTTCCCTACTACTGGGTGATCGACGATTCGAGCGACCTGACCCTTACGCCCTACATCACGACCCAGGAAGGCCCCTACCTGGTCGGCGACTATCGCAAGCTGTTCGAGACCGGCGACCTGACCGCCCAGTTCAGCGCCGGCTACGGCACCGAATACGACGACGACGGCAACGCCATCGGCGACGATTTCCGCGGCCACATCTTCGCCCACGGCCGATGGGACCTGGACGAGAACTGGCGCTGGGGCTTCGACGCGGAACGGGCCTCGTCCGACACCTATCTGAAGCGCTTCCAGTTCGTCTCGCCCAACTACCTGACCAGCGATCTCTATACCGAAGGCTTCTTCGACCGCTCCTATGTCTCGCTGACGACCTACAGCTTCCAGGGCCTGCGCAGCATCGACGACGAGGACACCACCCCCTGGTCCTGCCCCTGGCGATGGGAAGCTGGGTGTTCGAGCCCGATTCGATCGGCGGCCGCCTGGACCTGA
- the lptG gene encoding LPS export ABC transporter permease LptG: MSGRQCPRARAGGRLMHRIAPVFALYMMRRYLSGLGLVFAPVIALIYMIDLLELTRRASRVLTREADLLTLMQMSAMKLPGLAVTALPFACLFGAMWTFARMTRSNELVIARAAGLSVWQFLAPPMMVALLLGIFVVGIVNPWSSALNYHYRQLESYYIKGTSESLSTVTDSGIWLRQADPQGSAVIHALTASDGGLRLSAVVVFMFDKDEQFLRRVEAFSARFDGDVWTLSDAWVIEPDRQAKAVPVYRLATNLRPDDIQQSLANPDSVSFWSIPAFAKRLDAAGFSSTRYLVQWHTLASLPLILCAMVIVAATVSLRHSRRGHVGVLIGLGAIAGFALFVVSDIARALGIAESVPIILAAWGPAIAATLVGIALLLHLEDG, from the coding sequence ATGTCGGGTCGGCAATGCCCGCGGGCGCGGGCGGGGGGCCGCCTGATGCATCGGATCGCCCCGGTCTTCGCGCTCTACATGATGCGGCGCTACCTGTCGGGCCTGGGCCTCGTCTTCGCGCCGGTGATCGCCCTGATCTATATGATCGACCTGCTGGAACTGACCCGGCGGGCCAGCCGCGTCCTGACCCGCGAGGCCGACCTGCTGACCTTGATGCAGATGTCGGCGATGAAGCTGCCCGGCCTGGCGGTCACGGCCCTGCCCTTCGCCTGCCTGTTCGGGGCGATGTGGACCTTCGCCCGCATGACCCGGTCGAACGAACTGGTCATCGCCCGTGCCGCCGGCCTGTCGGTCTGGCAGTTCCTGGCGCCGCCGATGATGGTTGCCCTGCTGCTGGGCATCTTCGTCGTCGGCATCGTCAATCCCTGGTCGTCGGCGCTGAACTACCATTACCGGCAGCTCGAATCCTATTACATCAAGGGCACCTCCGAGAGCCTGTCGACGGTCACTGATTCGGGCATCTGGCTGCGCCAGGCCGATCCGCAGGGCAGCGCCGTGATCCATGCCCTGACCGCCTCCGACGGCGGCCTGCGGCTAAGTGCCGTCGTGGTCTTCATGTTCGACAAGGACGAGCAGTTCCTGCGCCGGGTCGAGGCCTTCAGCGCCCGCTTCGACGGCGACGTCTGGACCTTGAGCGACGCCTGGGTGATCGAGCCCGACCGCCAGGCCAAGGCCGTGCCGGTCTATCGCCTGGCGACCAATCTGCGCCCCGACGACATCCAGCAAAGCCTGGCAAACCCTGATTCCGTCTCGTTCTGGTCGATTCCGGCCTTTGCCAAGCGGCTGGACGCGGCCGGCTTCTCGTCGACCCGCTACCTGGTGCAGTGGCACACGCTGGCCTCGCTGCCGCTGATCCTGTGCGCCATGGTGATCGTCGCCGCGACGGTGTCGCTGCGCCATTCCAGGCGCGGCCATGTCGGCGTCCTGATCGGGCTGGGCGCGATCGCCGGTTTTGCGCTGTTTGTCGTATCTGACATTGCCCGCGCGCTCGGCATCGCCGAAAGTGTGCCGATCATTCTCGCTGCCTGGGGGCCGGCAATCGCCGCCACCCTGGTGGGCATCGCGTTGCTGCTTCATTTGGAAGATGGTTGA
- a CDS encoding ArnT family glycosyltransferase produces MSAPAPAPPAPSGHLALVVAIAAGIAALRVAALAIGDLPLYLDEAQYWFWAQDLAFGYFSKPPLIAWAIAGTTAICGDGAACVKLASPLAYALAPIFAYLLGRNLFSDRVGLLSAIGFATLPGVAFSGFIISTDPLLLLFWVMGLWAYERGLATGSRPYWLALGVALGLGLLAKYAMAYFALPALIVMALRPKGLRSWGGLALAGLVGLAILSPNLIWNAQSGFETFRHTAANASVGARIGNVAGVVDFLADQAAILGGFSLILIAVLIRPRASFAGRGERFLGWFSLPILALLIVQAFLSRAHGNWAAVAFPALVVLIVAVLDRLDWPRLLKATLAFHAVILLVLTAGIAIGQVPFVELTTKTDPFRWVRGWDRLAGAVDGLRRQGADRVVITTERGATAELVYWLRDSGAVIRRWSNAADGAPDDSFALVLDINDARGRDAVIVSRSDNLSAELIAAFAAVEAPVKVEMRPYPDPKGTYYLFVGHQFRGRETP; encoded by the coding sequence ATGAGCGCCCCCGCCCCTGCCCCGCCCGCACCATCGGGCCACCTCGCCCTCGTGGTCGCCATCGCGGCGGGCATTGCCGCCCTGCGCGTGGCGGCCCTGGCGATCGGCGACCTGCCGCTCTACCTGGACGAGGCGCAATACTGGTTCTGGGCCCAGGACCTGGCTTTCGGCTATTTCTCCAAGCCGCCGCTGATCGCCTGGGCGATCGCCGGGACCACGGCGATCTGCGGCGATGGGGCGGCCTGCGTCAAGCTCGCCTCGCCGCTCGCCTATGCGCTCGCCCCGATCTTTGCCTATCTGCTGGGGCGCAACCTGTTCTCGGACCGGGTCGGGCTGCTCTCGGCGATCGGCTTTGCCACCCTGCCGGGCGTCGCCTTCTCCGGTTTCATCATTTCGACCGACCCCCTTCTCCTCTTGTTCTGGGTGATGGGGCTGTGGGCGTATGAACGCGGCCTGGCGACCGGCAGCCGGCCCTATTGGCTGGCCCTGGGCGTGGCGCTGGGCCTGGGCCTGCTGGCGAAATATGCCATGGCCTATTTCGCCCTGCCGGCGCTGATCGTGATGGCCCTGCGCCCGAAGGGCCTGCGGTCCTGGGGCGGCCTGGCCCTGGCCGGGCTGGTCGGCCTGGCCATCCTGTCGCCCAACCTGATCTGGAACGCCCAGTCGGGCTTCGAGACCTTCCGCCACACCGCCGCCAATGCCAGCGTCGGCGCCCGGATCGGCAATGTGGCCGGGGTGGTCGATTTCCTGGCCGACCAGGCCGCGATCCTGGGCGGCTTCTCCCTGATCCTGATCGCCGTGCTGATCCGGCCGCGGGCCAGCTTCGCCGGCCGGGGCGAGCGCTTCCTGGGCTGGTTCTCGCTGCCGATCCTGGCCCTGCTGATCGTCCAGGCGTTTCTCTCGCGCGCTCACGGCAATTGGGCGGCGGTCGCCTTCCCGGCCCTGGTGGTGCTGATCGTCGCGGTGCTGGACCGGCTGGACTGGCCGCGCCTGCTCAAGGCGACCCTGGCCTTTCACGCCGTGATCCTGCTGGTCCTGACGGCCGGCATCGCCATCGGCCAGGTTCCCTTCGTCGAACTCACCACCAAGACCGACCCGTTCCGCTGGGTCCGCGGCTGGGACCGCCTGGCCGGCGCCGTCGACGGGTTGCGCCGCCAGGGTGCCGACCGGGTCGTGATCACCACCGAACGCGGCGCCACGGCGGAACTGGTCTATTGGCTGCGCGACAGCGGCGCCGTGATCCGCCGCTGGTCCAATGCCGCCGACGGCGCGCCGGACGATTCCTTCGCCCTGGTGCTCGACATCAACGATGCCCGGGGCCGCGATGCCGTGATCGTCTCGCGTTCCGACAACCTCTCGGCCGAATTGATCGCCGCCTTCGCCGCGGTCGAGGCGCCGGTCAAGGTCGAGATGCGCCCCTATCCCGACCCCAAGGGCACCTATTACCTGTTCGTCGGTCATCAGTTCCGCGGCCGCGAGACACCATGA
- a CDS encoding leucyl aminopeptidase, which translates to MKIAFAAPSLPTAGAAVVFAYEDRALSPTAQRLDKTTGGGLTRAMKASRFKGKRGEALEVLAPGGLDLSRVLLIGLGKPKALDTLAAEATGGTIVARLGLSGEEAVTVLLDAAEGSALTLGETAARIAYGALLRSYRFDKYHTKKKPEDKPSLAKVTIAVAGEAAARKAFAPLEKIADGVFFTRDLVTEPANIIYPETLAKQAKTLEKLGVEVEILGEAQMRKLGMGALLGVGQGSERESQLVVMQWKGGKAKEAPVAFVGKGVTFDTGGISIKPAGGMEEMKWDMGGSGTVIGLMKALAGRKAKVNAVGVVGLVENMPSGTAQRPGDVVTSMSGQTIEVLNTDAEGRLVLSDALWYTQGRFKPKFMVDLATLTGAIIVALGHEYAGLFSNNDELADKLTAAGKATGEGVWRLPLGDAYDKQINSDIADMQNIGADRAGGSITAAQFLQRFVNGLPWAHLDIAGTAWTKKDQPTAPKGGTGWGVRLLDRLVADNYEGK; encoded by the coding sequence ATGAAGATCGCCTTCGCCGCCCCCAGCCTGCCGACCGCCGGCGCTGCGGTCGTCTTTGCTTATGAAGATCGCGCGCTGTCGCCCACCGCGCAGCGGCTGGACAAGACCACGGGCGGCGGTCTGACCCGGGCGATGAAGGCCAGCCGCTTCAAGGGCAAGCGGGGCGAGGCGTTGGAAGTGCTGGCGCCGGGCGGCCTGGACCTGTCCCGCGTGCTGCTGATTGGCCTGGGCAAGCCCAAGGCGCTGGACACCCTGGCCGCCGAGGCGACCGGCGGCACCATCGTCGCGCGCCTGGGGCTTTCGGGCGAAGAGGCGGTGACCGTCCTGCTCGACGCCGCCGAAGGCTCGGCCCTGACCTTGGGCGAGACCGCCGCGCGGATCGCTTATGGCGCTCTGCTGCGCAGCTATCGCTTCGACAAGTACCACACCAAGAAGAAGCCGGAAGACAAGCCCAGTCTGGCCAAGGTGACCATCGCCGTGGCCGGCGAGGCCGCGGCCAGGAAGGCCTTCGCCCCGCTGGAGAAGATCGCCGACGGCGTCTTCTTCACCCGCGACCTGGTGACCGAGCCGGCGAACATCATCTACCCCGAGACCCTGGCCAAGCAGGCCAAGACCCTGGAGAAGCTGGGTGTCGAGGTCGAGATCCTGGGCGAGGCGCAGATGCGCAAGCTCGGCATGGGCGCGCTGCTGGGTGTCGGCCAGGGCAGCGAACGGGAATCCCAACTCGTGGTCATGCAGTGGAAGGGCGGCAAGGCCAAGGAGGCGCCGGTCGCCTTCGTCGGCAAGGGCGTCACCTTCGACACCGGCGGCATCTCGATCAAGCCGGCCGGCGGCATGGAGGAGATGAAGTGGGACATGGGCGGTTCCGGCACGGTCATCGGCCTGATGAAGGCCCTGGCCGGCCGCAAGGCCAAGGTGAACGCGGTCGGCGTCGTCGGCCTGGTCGAGAACATGCCGTCGGGCACGGCGCAGCGCCCGGGCGACGTGGTCACCTCCATGTCGGGCCAGACGATTGAAGTGCTGAACACCGACGCCGAAGGCCGCCTCGTCCTCTCCGACGCGCTGTGGTACACCCAGGGTCGCTTCAAGCCCAAGTTCATGGTCGACCTCGCCACCCTGACCGGCGCCATCATCGTGGCGCTGGGCCACGAATATGCCGGCCTGTTCTCGAACAATGACGAGCTGGCCGACAAGCTGACCGCCGCCGGCAAGGCGACGGGCGAGGGCGTGTGGCGCCTGCCCCTGGGCGACGCCTACGACAAGCAGATCAATTCCGACATCGCCGACATGCAGAACATCGGCGCCGACCGCGCCGGCGGCTCGATTACCGCGGCCCAGTTCCTGCAGCGCTTCGTGAACGGCCTGCCCTGGGCCCACCTCGACATCGCCGGCACCGCCTGGACCAAGAAGGACCAGCCTACGGCGCCCAAGGGCGGCACCGGCTGGGGCGTCCGCCTCCTCGACCGCCTAGTCGCCGACAACTACGAGGGGAAATAA
- a CDS encoding DNA polymerase III subunit chi, with protein sequence MPDVSFYHLESRPLEWALPRLLARVVDSGLKAVVVTGVPERLPSLDSALWTYDDQAFLPHGRAPDDNAAHQPVWLTARPDDRPNAATILVLVDGASPPSLDLAGFDRCLDMFDGNDEVALAAARARWTAFKQAGHTLAYWQQSGDGKWEKKA encoded by the coding sequence ATGCCTGACGTCTCTTTCTACCACCTTGAATCCCGCCCCCTCGAATGGGCCTTGCCGCGTCTCCTGGCCCGTGTCGTCGACAGCGGCCTGAAGGCGGTGGTGGTCACCGGTGTGCCGGAACGCCTGCCGTCCCTCGATTCAGCCCTCTGGACCTATGACGACCAGGCCTTCCTGCCCCATGGGCGTGCGCCGGACGACAACGCCGCCCACCAGCCGGTCTGGCTGACCGCGAGACCCGACGACAGGCCCAACGCCGCCACCATCCTGGTCCTGGTCGACGGCGCCAGCCCGCCCAGCCTGGACCTCGCCGGCTTCGACCGCTGCCTCGACATGTTCGACGGCAACGACGAAGTGGCGCTCGCCGCCGCCCGCGCCCGCTGGACCGCCTTCAAGCAGGCCGGCCACACGCTCGCCTACTGGCAGCAGAGCGGCGACGGGAAGTGGGAGAAGAAGGCCTGA
- a CDS encoding flavin-containing monooxygenase, protein MGDPAFKRADQGFGDDRAIEQALESAHIPSLVLALVHLTGDVSLLTQVPRPVYDFFGDGQGSLAPDVQATVRARAATALKALRDGAPLPPLPPADTIRRMMDFIAGVDIPEHYVSFLMEELAIGGGKPRASAPEINVPASAKARFRVVIIGAGMSGILAAIELQQSGIPYVLVEKNADFGGTWFENSYPGCRVDTQNHLYSYSFENNHDWPQFYSRRGVLYGYFQRIAAKHGLAAHTRFETTVDEAVWDEASRRWQVRVRDKSGHAEVIEASAVISAVGQLNQPKFPDIEGRDSFQGESFHSARWNHGVTLEGKRVAVIGTGASAFQFVPEIAAGLEKLFVFQRSAPWLGPTPEYHEDVPAGKQWLLEHVPYYRSWYRFYLFWLMTDGVLDAVRIDPAWDGGPQAVSALNEELRLALAGYIAMQIEDPGLLAKVTPDYPPGGKRMLRDNGTWLNALKRDNVEVIDERIARITPTGIVTAAGRAVDVDVIIYGTGFHASDFLRTFKVKGRGGVDLHDQWNGDARAYLGIAMPNFPNLFSIYGPNTNIVVNGSIIFFSECAVRYIVGCVKLLLEGGYAAMEVRPDMHDAFNTRIDAANAGMAWGAPQVSSWYKNAKGRVSQNWPLALVDYWNMTRRPDPDDFVLTTPGPQWIPDQVRDDDMGEAGARFYRARPPRIFALFMSSSRT, encoded by the coding sequence ATGGGCGATCCGGCGTTCAAGCGGGCGGACCAGGGCTTTGGCGACGACCGGGCCATCGAACAGGCGCTGGAATCGGCGCATATCCCCTCGCTGGTTCTGGCACTGGTCCATCTGACCGGTGATGTCTCGCTGCTGACCCAAGTGCCGCGGCCGGTCTACGACTTTTTCGGCGACGGGCAGGGCAGCCTGGCCCCGGACGTCCAGGCAACGGTGCGCGCTCGGGCCGCCACGGCGCTGAAAGCCCTGCGCGACGGCGCGCCGCTGCCGCCCCTGCCGCCGGCCGACACGATCCGCCGGATGATGGATTTCATCGCCGGCGTCGACATTCCCGAACACTACGTGTCCTTCCTGATGGAGGAACTGGCGATCGGCGGCGGCAAGCCCCGCGCCAGCGCGCCCGAGATCAATGTTCCGGCCAGCGCCAAGGCCCGGTTCCGCGTCGTCATCATCGGTGCCGGCATGTCGGGCATCCTGGCGGCGATCGAATTGCAGCAGTCGGGCATTCCCTATGTGCTGGTCGAGAAGAACGCCGATTTCGGCGGCACCTGGTTCGAGAATTCCTATCCCGGCTGCCGGGTCGATACCCAGAACCACCTCTATTCCTATTCCTTCGAGAACAACCACGACTGGCCGCAGTTCTATTCCAGGCGCGGCGTGCTCTACGGCTATTTCCAGCGCATCGCAGCCAAGCACGGCCTGGCCGCCCATACCCGCTTCGAGACCACGGTCGACGAGGCGGTCTGGGACGAGGCAAGCCGTCGCTGGCAGGTGCGCGTCCGCGACAAATCGGGTCATGCCGAGGTGATCGAGGCCAGCGCGGTGATCAGCGCGGTGGGCCAGCTCAACCAGCCCAAATTCCCCGACATCGAAGGCCGCGACAGTTTCCAGGGCGAGAGCTTCCACTCCGCCCGCTGGAACCACGGCGTGACCCTCGAGGGCAAGCGCGTCGCCGTGATCGGCACCGGCGCCAGCGCCTTCCAGTTCGTGCCCGAGATCGCCGCGGGCCTCGAGAAACTCTTCGTGTTCCAGCGCTCCGCCCCCTGGCTGGGGCCGACGCCGGAATATCACGAGGATGTGCCGGCGGGCAAACAATGGCTGCTCGAACACGTGCCCTATTACCGGAGCTGGTACCGCTTCTACCTGTTCTGGCTGATGACCGACGGCGTGCTCGACGCCGTGCGCATCGACCCCGCCTGGGATGGCGGCCCGCAGGCGGTCAGCGCGCTCAACGAGGAACTGCGCCTGGCGCTGGCCGGCTACATCGCCATGCAGATAGAAGATCCCGGCCTGCTGGCCAAGGTAACGCCCGACTACCCGCCCGGCGGCAAGCGCATGCTGCGCGACAACGGCACCTGGCTCAATGCCCTCAAGCGCGACAATGTCGAGGTGATCGACGAGCGCATCGCTCGCATCACGCCGACCGGTATCGTCACCGCCGCTGGCCGGGCGGTGGATGTCGACGTGATCATCTATGGCACCGGCTTCCACGCCAGCGACTTCCTGCGCACGTTCAAGGTGAAGGGGCGGGGCGGGGTCGACCTGCACGACCAGTGGAATGGTGACGCCCGGGCCTATCTCGGCATCGCCATGCCGAACTTCCCCAACCTGTTCAGCATCTACGGCCCCAACACCAACATCGTGGTGAACGGCAGCATCATCTTCTTCTCCGAATGCGCGGTGCGTTACATCGTCGGCTGCGTGAAGCTGCTGCTGGAAGGCGGCTACGCCGCCATGGAGGTCCGCCCCGACATGCACGACGCCTTCAACACCCGCATCGACGCCGCCAACGCCGGCATGGCCTGGGGCGCGCCGCAGGTCTCGAGCTGGTACAAGAACGCCAAGGGCCGCGTCTCGCAGAACTGGCCGCTGGCGCTGGTCGACTACTGGAACATGACAAGACGGCCCGATCCGGACGATTTCGTGTTGACCACGCCCGGCCCGCAATGGATCCCGGATCAGGTCCGGGATGACGACATGGGGGAGGCTGGCGCTCGGTTCTACAGGGCGCGACCTCCCCGGATTTTCGCTCTCTTCATGTCGTCATCCCGGACTTGA
- the ndk gene encoding nucleoside-diphosphate kinase: MAVERTLSIIKPDATRRNLTGKVNAKFEDAGLAIVAQKRVQLTKAQAEGFYAVHAARPFFGSLVEFMISGPVVVQVLEGEGAVAKNREVMGATNPANAAEGTIRKEFAESIEANSVHGSDSAENAAIEIAYFFAQTEIVG, from the coding sequence ATGGCCGTCGAGCGCACCCTGTCGATCATCAAGCCGGACGCCACCCGCCGCAACCTGACCGGCAAGGTCAACGCCAAGTTCGAGGACGCCGGCCTGGCGATCGTCGCCCAGAAGCGCGTCCAGCTCACCAAGGCCCAGGCCGAGGGCTTCTACGCCGTGCACGCCGCCCGGCCGTTCTTCGGCTCGCTGGTCGAGTTCATGATTTCCGGCCCGGTCGTCGTCCAGGTCCTGGAAGGCGAAGGCGCCGTGGCCAAGAACCGCGAAGTGATGGGCGCCACCAACCCGGCCAATGCCGCCGAGGGCACCATCCGCAAGGAATTCGCCGAGTCGATCGAGGCCAACTCGGTCCACGGTTCCGACAGCGCCGAGAACGCCGCGATCGAAATCGCCTACTTCTTCGCCCAGACCGAAATCGTCGGCTGA
- a CDS encoding type II toxin-antitoxin system VapC family toxin: MPAFDFEAARRWARFDRRKTLARRADEDLPFIRVDALGGQALLFDTCVYIDQMRNRAPRLLDDLIERSQVGHSTVAIQELMHSVGALDPADPRTAGVAAEIGKQIAAMPPHRVFTPDADVLGRGALLSGILCRLQGYEKDGRLRALQDCVLFLQARKLGLAVLTANVADYDILLQLVPAGRALFYRAH; encoded by the coding sequence GTGCCAGCCTTCGATTTCGAGGCGGCGCGGCGCTGGGCCCGCTTCGATCGGCGAAAGACGCTGGCACGACGAGCCGATGAAGACCTTCCCTTCATTCGGGTCGATGCGCTGGGCGGGCAGGCATTGTTGTTCGATACCTGCGTCTATATCGACCAGATGCGGAACCGCGCTCCTCGTCTGCTGGACGACCTCATCGAGAGGTCTCAAGTCGGTCATTCAACCGTCGCCATTCAGGAATTGATGCACAGTGTCGGCGCGCTCGATCCCGCCGATCCGCGAACCGCGGGTGTTGCGGCCGAAATCGGCAAGCAGATCGCGGCCATGCCGCCGCACCGGGTCTTCACCCCCGATGCCGATGTCCTGGGCCGGGGCGCGCTGCTCTCGGGCATCCTGTGCCGCCTTCAGGGTTACGAGAAGGACGGCAGGCTGCGCGCCTTGCAGGATTGTGTATTGTTCCTCCAGGCCCGGAAGCTGGGGCTCGCGGTGCTGACCGCCAATGTGGCGGACTATGACATCCTGCTTCAGTTGGTGCCGGCGGGGCGGGCGCTGTTCTACCGGGCTCACTGA